A genomic window from Pseudomonas cavernicola includes:
- the infB gene encoding translation initiation factor IF-2: MTQVTVKELAQVVDTPVERLLLQMREAGLPHTSAEQVVTDNEKQALLAHLKGSHGEKVEEPRKITLQRKTTSTLRVAGSKTISVEVRKKKTFVKRSSEEIEAEQKREQEEQRAAEETARLKAAEEAKRQAEEEARRQASAPALSAAQAEVVRDVAAVIAAVELPPVVVPVADERKKDEPRRPDKTRADDSDRRGDRKNTAHRPSIKEKEKVPAPRVAPRTTDEESDSFRRGGRGKAKLKKRNQHGFQSPTGPVVRDVAIGETITVGELSQQMSVKAAEVIKFMFKMGTPVTINQVLDQETAQLIAEELGHNVKLISDNALEEQLAESLKFEGEAIARAPVVTVMGHVDHGKTSLLDYIRRAKVAAGEAGGITQHIGAYHVETDRGMVTFLDTPGHAAFTAMRARGAKATDIVILVVAADDGVMPQTIEAVQHAKAAGVPLVVAINKIDKPGADLDRIRSELSTHGVTSEEWGGDSPFVSVSAKMGTGVDDLLEAVLLQAEVLELKAIPSAPGRGVVVESRLDKGRGPVATVLVQDGTLRQGDMVLVGSNFGRIRAMLDENGKPVKEAGPSIPVEILGLDGTPDAGDELSVLTDEKKAREVALFRQGKFREVKLARAHAGKLENIFESMGQAEKKTLNIVLKSDVRGSLEALQGALGGLGNEEVQVCVVGGGVGGITESDANLALASNAVLFGFNVRADAGARKIVEQEGLDMRYYNVIYDIIEDVKKALTGMLGSDVRENILGIAEVRDVFRSPKFGAIAGCMVLEGMVHRNRPIRVLREDVVIFEGELESLRRFKDDMSEVRAGMECGIGVKSYNDVKVGDKIEVFEKIQVARSL; encoded by the coding sequence ATGACGCAAGTCACGGTGAAAGAACTGGCCCAAGTGGTCGACACACCGGTAGAGCGCCTGCTGCTGCAGATGCGTGAGGCGGGTTTACCGCACACCAGCGCCGAGCAAGTTGTGACCGATAATGAGAAGCAGGCCTTGTTGGCGCATCTCAAAGGAAGTCACGGCGAAAAGGTTGAAGAACCGCGCAAGATTACCTTGCAGCGCAAGACCACGAGCACGCTGCGCGTCGCCGGTAGCAAAACTATCAGTGTTGAAGTGCGCAAGAAGAAGACCTTCGTTAAGCGCAGCTCGGAAGAAATCGAAGCCGAACAGAAGCGTGAGCAGGAAGAGCAGCGCGCTGCGGAAGAGACTGCGCGTCTGAAGGCTGCCGAAGAAGCCAAGCGTCAGGCTGAAGAGGAAGCGCGCCGTCAGGCCAGCGCTCCAGCTCTGTCCGCCGCTCAAGCTGAAGTGGTTCGCGACGTTGCGGCAGTGATTGCAGCGGTTGAGCTGCCGCCGGTTGTTGTGCCGGTGGCGGATGAGCGTAAGAAAGATGAGCCGCGTCGCCCGGACAAGACTCGCGCTGATGACAGCGATCGCCGTGGCGACCGTAAGAACACTGCGCATCGTCCGTCGATCAAAGAGAAAGAAAAAGTTCCGGCTCCGCGTGTGGCACCGCGTACTACTGACGAGGAAAGCGACAGCTTCCGTCGCGGTGGGCGTGGCAAGGCCAAGCTGAAGAAGCGTAACCAACACGGCTTCCAGAGCCCAACCGGCCCGGTAGTACGCGATGTGGCGATCGGCGAGACCATCACGGTTGGCGAGCTGTCGCAACAGATGTCGGTCAAAGCCGCTGAAGTGATCAAGTTCATGTTCAAGATGGGCACTCCGGTGACCATCAACCAGGTTCTGGATCAGGAAACTGCTCAACTGATTGCTGAAGAACTCGGCCACAACGTCAAGCTGATCAGCGACAACGCCCTGGAAGAGCAACTGGCCGAATCCCTGAAGTTCGAAGGTGAAGCCATTGCCCGTGCGCCGGTCGTGACCGTTATGGGTCATGTCGACCACGGTAAGACGTCCCTGCTCGACTACATTCGTCGCGCCAAGGTGGCCGCCGGTGAAGCGGGTGGTATCACCCAGCACATCGGTGCCTACCACGTGGAAACTGACCGCGGCATGGTCACGTTCCTCGATACCCCGGGTCACGCGGCGTTTACCGCCATGCGTGCGCGTGGTGCCAAGGCTACCGACATCGTCATCCTGGTGGTGGCGGCGGACGACGGCGTCATGCCGCAGACCATTGAAGCTGTGCAGCATGCGAAGGCTGCGGGTGTTCCGCTGGTCGTTGCAATCAACAAAATCGACAAGCCAGGTGCCGATCTCGATCGCATCCGGAGCGAGCTGTCCACCCATGGTGTTACCTCGGAAGAGTGGGGTGGTGACAGTCCGTTCGTTTCGGTCTCCGCGAAAATGGGTACCGGCGTCGACGATCTGCTTGAAGCAGTCCTGTTGCAAGCCGAAGTCTTGGAACTGAAAGCGATCCCGTCCGCTCCTGGACGAGGCGTCGTGGTTGAATCGCGTCTGGATAAGGGCCGTGGCCCGGTAGCCACCGTGCTGGTACAGGACGGTACGCTGCGCCAAGGCGACATGGTGCTGGTCGGCTCCAACTTCGGCCGTATCCGCGCCATGCTCGATGAGAACGGCAAACCGGTGAAAGAAGCTGGCCCGTCGATCCCGGTTGAGATTCTCGGCTTGGATGGCACCCCGGATGCGGGTGACGAGCTCAGCGTGTTGACCGATGAGAAGAAGGCGCGTGAAGTAGCCTTGTTCCGTCAAGGCAAGTTCCGCGAAGTCAAACTGGCTCGCGCGCATGCCGGCAAGCTGGAAAACATCTTCGAGAGCATGGGCCAGGCAGAGAAGAAGACGCTCAATATCGTCCTCAAATCTGACGTCCGTGGATCGCTGGAAGCATTGCAGGGCGCCTTGGGTGGCCTGGGTAACGAAGAAGTGCAAGTGTGCGTGGTCGGTGGCGGTGTCGGTGGTATCACCGAGAGCGATGCGAACCTGGCACTGGCCTCCAACGCCGTACTGTTCGGCTTCAACGTGCGTGCCGATGCTGGCGCACGGAAGATTGTCGAGCAGGAAGGTCTGGATATGCGTTACTACAACGTGATCTACGACATCATCGAAGACGTCAAGAAAGCCCTCACCGGTATGCTCGGCAGCGATGTTCGCGAGAACATTCTGGGTATTGCCGAAGTGCGTGACGTGTTCCGTTCGCCGAAGTTTGGCGCGATCGCCGGTTGCATGGTGCTGGAAGGCATGGTTCACCGTAACCGTCCGATCCGCGTACTGCGTGAAGACGTGGTGATCTTCGAAGGCGAGCTGGAGTCCCTGCGCCGCTTCAAGGACGACATGTCCGAAGTGCGTGCTGGCATGGAATGCGGTATCGGTGTGAAGAGCTACAACGACGTCAAAGTCGGTGACAAGATCGAAGTGTTCGAGAAGATCCAAGTGGCTCGTAGCCTCTAA
- the nusA gene encoding transcription termination factor NusA, with protein sequence MSKEVLLVVESVSNEKGVPAGVIFEALELALATATKKRFDVEVELRVEINRHTGNYETFRCWTVVDDESLLNLASELTLDEAREQKPDAKIGDVIEEKVESIEFGRIAAQTAKQVIVQKVREAERAQVVEAYRERLGEIIAGTVKKVTRDNVIVDLGNNAEALLAREDIISRETFRVGARVRALLKEIRTENRGPQLILSRTAPEMLIELFRIEVPEIAEELIEVMAASRDPGSRAKIAVRSKDKRIDPQGACIGMRGSRVQAVSGELGGERVDIVLWDDNPAQFVINAMSPAEVAAIIVDEDAHAMDIAVGEDNLAQAIGRGGQNVRLASQLTGWTLNVMTEADIQAKQQAETGDILQRFIDELEVDEELAQVLVEEGFTSLEEIAYVPMEEMLSIDGFDEDIVTELRARAKDRLLTKAIATEEKLADAHPADDLLSLEGMEKALAHELAVRGVITREDLAEQSIDDLLDIDGIDAERAGKLIMAARAHWFE encoded by the coding sequence ATGAGCAAAGAAGTACTGCTGGTTGTTGAGTCGGTGTCCAACGAAAAGGGCGTACCGGCCGGCGTTATTTTTGAAGCGCTGGAGCTGGCCCTGGCCACTGCGACCAAAAAGCGTTTTGACGTTGAGGTTGAGTTGCGCGTGGAGATTAATCGCCACACTGGTAACTACGAGACCTTCCGTTGCTGGACCGTGGTCGACGATGAGTCGCTGCTTAACCTGGCTTCTGAGCTGACGCTCGATGAGGCGCGGGAACAAAAGCCTGATGCCAAGATTGGCGACGTGATCGAAGAGAAAGTCGAATCGATCGAGTTCGGTCGCATCGCTGCGCAGACTGCCAAGCAGGTGATCGTGCAGAAGGTTCGTGAGGCTGAGCGCGCGCAAGTAGTCGAGGCTTATCGCGAGCGACTCGGTGAGATCATTGCCGGCACCGTGAAGAAGGTGACCCGCGACAACGTCATCGTCGATCTTGGTAACAACGCCGAAGCGTTGCTGGCTCGTGAAGACATCATCTCGCGTGAGACTTTCCGCGTTGGCGCCCGCGTGCGCGCGCTGCTGAAAGAGATCCGTACCGAAAACCGCGGTCCGCAGCTGATTTTGTCGCGCACTGCGCCGGAGATGCTGATCGAGTTGTTTCGCATCGAAGTACCGGAAATCGCTGAAGAGTTGATCGAAGTGATGGCCGCCTCCCGTGATCCGGGTTCGCGCGCCAAAATTGCCGTGCGCTCCAAAGACAAACGCATCGACCCGCAAGGCGCCTGCATCGGCATGCGCGGCTCGCGTGTGCAAGCAGTGTCGGGTGAGTTGGGCGGCGAGCGTGTCGATATCGTGCTGTGGGATGACAATCCTGCGCAGTTCGTGATCAACGCCATGTCACCGGCCGAAGTCGCAGCCATCATCGTTGATGAAGATGCCCATGCCATGGACATCGCCGTTGGCGAAGACAACCTGGCTCAGGCTATTGGTCGTGGCGGTCAGAACGTGCGGTTAGCCAGTCAGTTGACTGGTTGGACGCTGAATGTGATGACCGAAGCGGATATTCAGGCGAAGCAACAAGCTGAAACTGGCGACATCCTGCAGCGCTTTATCGACGAGCTGGAAGTCGATGAAGAGTTGGCGCAGGTGTTGGTGGAAGAAGGCTTCACTAGCCTGGAAGAAATCGCCTATGTACCGATGGAAGAAATGCTCAGCATCGACGGCTTTGACGAAGACATCGTCACCGAGCTGCGCGCTCGCGCCAAGGATCGCTTGCTGACTAAAGCCATCGCTACAGAAGAAAAGCTGGCAGACGCTCATCCCGCCGACGACCTGCTCTCACTCGAGGGTATGGAGAAGGCGCTTGCGCATGAACTGGCAGTGCGCGGCGTGATTACCCGCGAAGACCTGGCCGAGCAGTCGATTGACGACCTGCTCGACATCGACGGTATCGACGCTGAGCGTGCCGGCAAGTTGATCATGGCCGCCCGAGCCCATTGGTTCGAGTAA
- the rimP gene encoding ribosome maturation factor RimP, which translates to MSSKLEELQALLAPVVEALGYQCWGIEFLSQGRHSLLRIYIDHANGILVEDCEKVSRQLSGVLDVEDPVSSEYTLEVSSPGMDRPLFTIEQFAAHAGEQVKIKLRSPFDGRRNFQGLLRGVEEQDVVVLVDDHEYLLPIDSIDKANIVPSFD; encoded by the coding sequence GTGTCGAGCAAGCTAGAAGAGTTGCAGGCCTTGTTGGCCCCGGTAGTCGAGGCTCTTGGCTATCAATGCTGGGGTATCGAGTTCCTGTCTCAGGGGCGGCATTCTCTGCTGCGGATCTATATCGATCATGCCAATGGCATTCTCGTGGAAGACTGCGAGAAGGTTAGCCGTCAGTTGAGTGGCGTTCTCGATGTCGAGGACCCAGTCAGTAGCGAATACACCCTTGAGGTGTCCTCTCCGGGTATGGATCGGCCTCTGTTCACTATTGAACAGTTCGCTGCGCATGCCGGTGAGCAAGTGAAGATCAAGCTGCGTTCGCCTTTTGATGGGCGGCGCAACTTTCAGGGCCTCCTCCGCGGAGTAGAGGAGCAGGACGTCGTGGTGCTGGTGGATGATCACGAATATCTGTTGCCGATCGATTCGATCGACAAGGCCAATATTGTTCCCAGTTTTGACTGA
- the secG gene encoding preprotein translocase subunit SecG, translating to MLETVVVVLHLLAALGVVALVLLQQGKGADAGASFGSGASATVFGSQGSSTFLSRFTAILAAAFFISSLGLGFFAKEKAEALTQVGLPDPAVLEVQQEKPAAEDVPVLEEQKPASNAADVPQAQEQK from the coding sequence ATGCTGGAAACTGTCGTTGTGGTTTTGCATCTGTTGGCAGCGCTGGGTGTTGTTGCGCTAGTTCTGCTGCAGCAGGGTAAGGGGGCTGATGCTGGCGCCTCTTTTGGTTCCGGTGCTTCGGCAACTGTGTTTGGTAGCCAAGGTTCCTCTACCTTTCTTAGTCGCTTTACTGCTATACTTGCAGCCGCTTTTTTCATTAGTAGCTTGGGCTTAGGCTTCTTTGCTAAAGAAAAGGCTGAAGCGCTGACTCAGGTTGGATTGCCTGATCCGGCGGTTCTGGAAGTGCAGCAAGAAAAGCCGGCAGCTGAAGATGTGCCGGTGCTCGAAGAGCAAAAGCCAGCGTCTAACGCGGCTGACGTACCTCAAGCTCAAGAGCAGAAGTAA
- the tpiA gene encoding triose-phosphate isomerase, producing MRRPLVAGNWKMHGTRASVAELIKSLRLLALPGGVEVAVFPPCLYINQVVTGLDGKSIAVGAQNCAAEPMQGALTGEVAPSQLVDAGCSLVLVGHSERRLVLGERDELLSRKFAAAQSCGLIPVLCIGETLEQREAGKTLEVVGRQLGRVIEELGVGAFAHAVVAYEPVWAIGTGLTASPQQAQEVHAAIRAQLAAENAEVARGVRILYGGSVKAANAVELFGMPDIDGGLIGGASLNADEFGAICRAAGS from the coding sequence ATGCGTCGCCCCTTGGTAGCTGGTAACTGGAAAATGCACGGTACCCGCGCCAGCGTCGCTGAGCTGATCAAAAGTCTTCGTCTTTTGGCTTTGCCAGGCGGAGTCGAAGTTGCAGTTTTTCCGCCCTGTCTGTACATCAATCAGGTAGTGACTGGCCTAGATGGCAAGTCGATTGCTGTCGGTGCGCAGAATTGCGCGGCTGAGCCAATGCAGGGTGCGCTGACGGGTGAAGTTGCACCAAGTCAGTTGGTTGATGCTGGCTGTTCTTTGGTGTTGGTTGGTCACTCGGAGCGACGCTTGGTTCTCGGTGAGCGTGATGAGTTGCTGAGTCGCAAGTTTGCTGCCGCACAATCTTGTGGGTTGATTCCGGTGTTGTGCATCGGTGAGACCCTCGAGCAGCGCGAGGCGGGTAAGACTCTTGAGGTGGTCGGGCGTCAGCTTGGCCGCGTCATCGAGGAGTTGGGCGTTGGTGCATTCGCTCACGCAGTTGTAGCTTATGAGCCGGTCTGGGCGATTGGTACCGGGCTGACGGCGTCGCCGCAGCAAGCGCAGGAAGTGCATGCGGCTATTCGTGCGCAACTGGCAGCAGAAAATGCTGAAGTGGCGCGCGGTGTAAGGATTCTTTATGGCGGCAGTGTTAAGGCGGCCAATGCGGTTGAATTGTTCGGCATGCCGGATATCGATGGGGGGCTCATTGGTGGAGCCTCTCTGAATGCGGATGAGTTTGGTGCGATTTGTCGCGCCGCAGGAAGCTGA
- the glmM gene encoding phosphoglucosamine mutase has translation MSRKYFGTDGIRGRVGEFPITPEFMLKLGWAAGMAFRRQGACRVLIGKDTRISGYMFESALEAGLSAAGADVLLLGPMPTPAIAYLTRTFHAEAGIVISASHNPHHDNGIKFFSGQGTKLPDEVELMIEELLDTPMSVVESAQLGKVSRINDAAGRYIEFCKSSVPSSTDFAGLKLVVDCAHGAAYKVAPSVFRELGAEVSVLSAQPNGLNINDECGSTHVSALQAAVVAQQADLGIAFDGDADRVLMVDHTGAVVDGDELLFIIARDLQERGKLQGGVVGTLMSNLGLELALADLGIPFVRAKVGDRYVISELLERNWQLGGENSGHIVCFQHTTTGDAIIAALQVLLALKRREQSLAEARQSLRKCPQVLVNVRFAGGQNPVEHAAVQEACARVTELMGGRGRVLLRKSGTEPLVRVMVEGDDEALVRSYADELAKVVTEVCA, from the coding sequence ATGAGCAGAAAATATTTTGGCACCGATGGTATTCGTGGTCGTGTCGGTGAATTTCCGATTACTCCTGAATTTATGCTCAAGCTGGGCTGGGCTGCTGGTATGGCTTTTCGCCGTCAGGGCGCTTGTCGTGTTTTGATCGGCAAGGACACGCGGATTTCTGGCTATATGTTTGAGTCGGCGCTGGAGGCGGGATTGTCCGCGGCCGGGGCTGACGTGTTGCTGCTGGGGCCGATGCCGACGCCGGCTATTGCTTATCTGACCCGTACCTTTCATGCAGAGGCCGGTATTGTCATCAGCGCCTCGCACAATCCGCATCATGATAACGGCATCAAGTTCTTCTCTGGCCAGGGCACCAAGCTGCCAGATGAGGTAGAGCTAATGATTGAGGAACTGCTCGACACGCCGATGAGCGTGGTTGAGTCGGCGCAGTTGGGCAAGGTCTCGCGGATCAATGATGCCGCTGGTCGTTATATCGAGTTCTGTAAAAGCAGCGTGCCGAGCAGCACGGATTTCGCTGGCCTCAAGCTGGTGGTCGATTGTGCGCATGGCGCGGCCTACAAGGTCGCGCCGAGTGTGTTTCGTGAGTTGGGTGCGGAGGTGTCGGTGCTTTCCGCGCAGCCGAACGGCTTGAACATCAATGATGAGTGCGGCTCGACCCATGTGTCGGCTTTGCAGGCCGCCGTTGTGGCACAGCAAGCGGATTTGGGTATCGCTTTCGATGGTGATGCTGACCGTGTGTTGATGGTCGATCACACTGGTGCGGTGGTGGACGGCGATGAGTTGCTATTCATCATCGCGCGCGACCTGCAGGAGCGTGGCAAGTTGCAGGGTGGGGTGGTTGGTACCCTAATGAGCAATTTGGGCCTGGAGTTGGCGCTGGCTGATCTGGGCATCCCCTTTGTGCGTGCGAAAGTGGGCGATCGCTATGTGATTAGCGAGTTGCTGGAGCGCAATTGGCAGTTAGGTGGCGAGAATTCGGGGCATATCGTGTGCTTCCAGCACACCACGACTGGCGATGCGATTATCGCAGCCTTGCAGGTTTTGCTGGCGCTTAAGCGTCGTGAGCAGAGTTTGGCAGAGGCACGGCAAAGCTTGCGTAAATGCCCGCAGGTATTGGTCAATGTGCGCTTTGCTGGCGGGCAGAACCCGGTCGAACATGCCGCCGTGCAGGAGGCTTGTGCGCGGGTTACTGAGCTGATGGGCGGGCGCGGGCGCGTACTGTTGCGTAAATCCGGTACCGAACCGCTGGTCAGGGTTATGGTGGAAGGTGACGATGAGGCTTTGGTGCGTAGCTATGCCGATGAATTGGCTAAAGTAGTTACAGAAGTCTGTGCTTGA
- the folP gene encoding dihydropteroate synthase — MSLAQYPSRLPCGSRFLDLSRPQVMGILNVTPDSFSDGGRFSRVDAALKHAASMVAAGATLIDVGGESTRPGARAVSPVEELERVAPVVEAIARELDVIVSVDTSTPAVMREVARLGAGLINDVRSLRRDGALEALVASGLPVCLMHMRGEPGNMQQNPHYANLLGEVSDFLLERLGACAAVGIGAERVILDPGFGFAKTLEHNLSLFKHLEVLHALGRPLLVGVSRKSMIGQALGREVGERLYGGLALAALAVVKGARILRVHDVAETVDVVRMITAVETAE, encoded by the coding sequence ATGTCTCTAGCGCAATACCCAAGCCGGCTGCCGTGTGGCAGCCGGTTTCTTGATTTAAGCCGCCCGCAAGTGATGGGCATCCTGAATGTCACCCCTGATTCCTTTTCCGACGGTGGGCGCTTTAGTCGCGTGGATGCGGCCCTCAAGCATGCTGCGAGTATGGTTGCCGCCGGCGCAACTCTGATTGACGTGGGTGGCGAGTCCACTCGGCCGGGGGCTCGCGCGGTGTCACCGGTTGAGGAGCTTGAGCGAGTCGCGCCGGTGGTTGAGGCGATTGCGCGTGAGCTGGATGTGATCGTCTCGGTGGATACCTCGACGCCTGCGGTCATGCGTGAAGTTGCTCGGCTTGGTGCTGGGCTGATCAATGACGTGCGCTCGCTGCGGCGCGATGGTGCATTGGAGGCGCTGGTAGCTAGTGGTCTGCCGGTGTGCTTGATGCATATGCGCGGTGAGCCGGGCAACATGCAGCAAAATCCTCACTATGCGAATCTCCTGGGCGAGGTCAGTGATTTTCTGCTCGAGCGCCTGGGCGCCTGTGCAGCGGTCGGGATCGGTGCTGAGCGGGTGATCCTCGATCCAGGGTTTGGTTTTGCCAAAACGCTGGAGCATAACCTGAGTCTCTTCAAACACCTGGAGGTCTTGCATGCGCTCGGTCGGCCGCTGTTGGTCGGTGTTTCGCGCAAGAGCATGATCGGCCAGGCGCTGGGGCGAGAGGTGGGCGAGCGTTTATACGGTGGCTTGGCTTTGGCCGCTTTGGCGGTGGTCAAGGGGGCGCGCATCCTGCGCGTGCATGATGTGGCCGAGACGGTTGATGTCGTACGCATGATCACTGCTGTGGAAACGGCAGAATAA
- the ftsH gene encoding ATP-dependent zinc metalloprotease FtsH translates to MAKNLILWLIIAAVLVTVMNNFSSPSEPQTLNYSQFIEQVKDGGVQRVTVEGYTISGIGTDGKPFTTVRPMIEDRGLIGDLINNNVIVEGKKPEQQSIWTQLLVASFPILVIIAVFMFFMRQMQGGAGGKGGPMSFGKSKARLLSEDQVKTTLADVAGCDEAKEEVGELVEFLRDPGKFQRLGGRIPRGVLMVGPPGTGKTLLAKAIAGEAKVPFFTISGSDFVEMFVGVGASRVRDMFEQAKKHAPCIIFIDEIDAVGRHRGAGMGGGHDEREQTLNQLLVEMDGFEMNDGIIVIAATNRPDVLDPALLRPGRFDRQVVVGLPDIRGREQILKVHMRKVPMGDDVRPAVIARGTPGFSGADLANLVNEASLFAARSGKRLVEMKEFELAKDKIMMGAERKSMVMSEKEKLNTAFHEAGHAIVGRLVPEHDPVYKVSIIPRGRALGVTMFLPEEDRYSLSKRALISQICSLYGGRIAEEMTLGFDGVTTGASNDIMRASQIARNMVTKWGLSEKLGPLMYAEEEGEVFLGRSMGSQHSNISGETAKMIDQEVRSIIDQCYGTAKRLLEENRDKLNAMAEALMKYETVDAEQIDDIMSGRVPREPRDWQDGGDDSGVPLSKLDEVELPEKPIGGPAAEH, encoded by the coding sequence ATGGCAAAGAACCTGATCCTGTGGCTCATCATCGCCGCCGTTTTGGTGACTGTGATGAACAACTTCTCCAGCCCGAGCGAGCCGCAGACGCTGAACTACTCGCAATTTATCGAGCAGGTCAAGGATGGCGGGGTTCAGCGAGTGACCGTTGAAGGCTACACCATCAGTGGCATTGGCACCGATGGCAAGCCGTTCACCACGGTGCGCCCGATGATCGAAGATCGCGGTTTGATCGGCGATCTGATCAACAACAACGTGATTGTTGAGGGCAAAAAGCCCGAGCAGCAAAGCATCTGGACGCAGTTGTTGGTCGCCAGCTTCCCGATTCTGGTGATTATCGCCGTCTTCATGTTCTTCATGCGCCAGATGCAGGGCGGTGCCGGTGGTAAAGGCGGGCCGATGAGCTTTGGCAAGAGCAAGGCACGCCTGCTCTCGGAAGATCAGGTCAAGACCACTCTGGCTGACGTCGCAGGCTGCGATGAGGCCAAGGAAGAAGTCGGCGAGCTGGTCGAATTCCTTCGCGATCCAGGCAAGTTCCAGCGTCTGGGCGGCCGTATTCCGCGCGGCGTGCTGATGGTTGGCCCTCCCGGTACCGGTAAGACCTTGTTGGCCAAGGCTATCGCGGGTGAGGCCAAGGTGCCGTTCTTCACCATCTCTGGCTCCGATTTCGTCGAGATGTTCGTCGGTGTGGGTGCATCGCGCGTTCGTGACATGTTCGAGCAGGCTAAGAAGCATGCGCCCTGCATCATCTTCATCGATGAAATCGATGCCGTTGGTCGCCATCGTGGCGCCGGTATGGGGGGCGGTCACGACGAGCGCGAGCAGACCCTCAACCAGTTGTTGGTCGAGATGGATGGCTTCGAGATGAATGACGGCATCATCGTGATCGCCGCTACCAACCGTCCCGATGTGCTGGATCCGGCGCTGTTGCGGCCGGGCCGTTTCGACCGCCAGGTCGTGGTCGGCCTACCGGATATCCGCGGTCGGGAGCAGATTCTGAAAGTCCATATGCGCAAAGTGCCAATGGGCGATGACGTTAGGCCGGCAGTGATTGCCCGTGGTACGCCAGGCTTCTCGGGTGCTGACTTGGCCAACTTGGTCAACGAGGCTTCGCTGTTTGCTGCGCGGTCCGGCAAGCGCCTGGTTGAGATGAAAGAGTTCGAGTTGGCCAAGGACAAAATCATGATGGGCGCTGAGCGCAAATCCATGGTCATGTCCGAAAAAGAGAAGCTCAATACTGCGTTCCATGAGGCTGGCCACGCCATTGTTGGGCGGTTGGTGCCGGAGCATGATCCTGTCTACAAAGTCTCGATTATTCCGCGCGGCCGCGCGCTGGGTGTGACGATGTTCCTTCCAGAGGAGGATCGTTACAGCCTGTCCAAGCGCGCGCTGATCAGTCAGATTTGCTCGCTGTACGGTGGTCGTATCGCTGAGGAGATGACGTTGGGCTTCGACGGTGTCACCACTGGGGCTTCGAACGACATCATGCGTGCCAGCCAGATTGCCCGGAACATGGTGACTAAGTGGGGGCTATCCGAGAAGCTTGGCCCGCTTATGTATGCCGAAGAAGAGGGTGAGGTGTTCCTTGGGCGCAGCATGGGTAGCCAGCACAGCAATATATCTGGCGAGACTGCCAAGATGATTGATCAGGAGGTTCGTAGCATCATCGATCAGTGCTATGGCACGGCCAAGCGTTTGCTGGAAGAGAATCGCGACAAGCTGAATGCGATGGCTGAAGCACTGATGAAGTATGAAACGGTCGATGCTGAGCAGATCGATGACATCATGAGTGGCCGCGTGCCGCGCGAGCCGCGTGACTGGCAAGATGGCGGGGATGATTCCGGTGTGCCGCTAAGCAAACTGGATGAAGTTGAACTCCCCGAGAAGCCCATTGGTGGGCCGGCCGCCGAGCATTAA
- the rlmE gene encoding 23S rRNA (uridine(2552)-2'-O)-methyltransferase RlmE, which produces MARSKTSQNWLREHFNDPYVKMAQKDGYRSRASYKLLEIQEKDRILRPGNTVIDLGAAPGGWSQVTSRVIGDKGRLIASDILEMDSIPDVTFIQGDFTEAQVLAQILEAVGNNPVDLVISDMAPNMSGVRMADQARAMYLCELALDLAGQVLRPGGDFLIKVFQGEGFDLYHKQVRAMFEKVQMRKPLSSRGRSREQYLLARGFRGAPSGT; this is translated from the coding sequence GTGGCACGTTCCAAGACTAGCCAGAACTGGCTCAGAGAACATTTCAACGATCCCTACGTGAAAATGGCGCAGAAGGACGGCTACCGTTCGCGCGCAAGCTACAAGTTGCTGGAGATTCAGGAGAAGGACCGCATTCTGCGGCCTGGCAACACCGTGATTGACCTGGGGGCGGCGCCCGGGGGCTGGTCGCAGGTGACCAGTCGGGTGATTGGCGACAAGGGCCGCTTGATTGCCTCGGATATCCTGGAAATGGACAGCATTCCCGATGTCACCTTTATTCAGGGTGACTTTACCGAGGCGCAGGTGCTGGCGCAGATTCTCGAGGCCGTCGGCAATAATCCGGTAGACCTTGTGATTTCCGATATGGCCCCCAATATGAGTGGAGTGAGGATGGCCGATCAGGCGCGCGCCATGTATCTGTGCGAGCTGGCGCTGGATCTCGCCGGGCAGGTGTTGCGTCCGGGGGGCGATTTTCTGATCAAGGTATTTCAGGGCGAGGGCTTCGATCTCTACCACAAGCAGGTTCGGGCTATGTTCGAGAAGGTTCAGATGCGCAAGCCCCTGTCTTCCCGGGGTCGCTCCCGCGAACAATACCTGCTGGCCCGCGGTTTTCGTGGTGCGCCGAGTGGCACTTAA
- the yhbY gene encoding ribosome assembly RNA-binding protein YhbY, with translation MPLTQEQKKQYKSIGHHLKPVLIVADNGLTEGVLAELERALSDHELIKIQLRITEREDRLAAIAELCKTAKSELVQVIGKMALIYRKNPKANKQLSNVSRHS, from the coding sequence ATGCCGCTCACTCAGGAGCAGAAGAAACAGTACAAATCTATCGGCCACCATCTGAAACCGGTATTGATTGTGGCTGACAACGGTTTGACCGAAGGCGTGCTAGCCGAATTGGAGCGCGCGCTGAGCGATCACGAACTGATCAAGATCCAGCTCAGAATCACTGAACGCGAAGATCGCCTAGCGGCGATTGCCGAACTGTGCAAAACCGCCAAGAGCGAGCTGGTACAAGTAATTGGCAAAATGGCGCTTATTTATCGCAAGAACCCCAAAGCCAATAAGCAGCTGTCTAACGTCAGCCGCCACAGCTAA